A section of the Candidatus Binatia bacterium genome encodes:
- the lexA gene encoding LexA repressor — protein sequence MALGITKRQKQIYDFICAFLERHGYAPTIGEICAEFGLSSVATVHKHLTNLERRGWIRRQSNLSRSIEPLPRGRQAGAIELPLLGYVAAGAPIEAVEQEGTFAVPESFVRRPNCFVLRVRGDSMVEDGIWDGDYIIVEERSTADNGETVVALVRGEATVKRFYVKPDGQVSLVPAHPTMPPIEARADEVMIRGVVVAVLRKYV from the coding sequence GTGGCGTTGGGCATTACCAAGAGGCAAAAACAGATTTACGACTTCATCTGTGCGTTTCTCGAACGCCACGGATATGCGCCGACGATTGGCGAGATTTGTGCCGAATTTGGCCTCTCGTCTGTGGCTACCGTCCACAAGCACCTGACGAATCTGGAGCGCCGCGGGTGGATTCGACGCCAGTCGAACTTGAGTCGCTCTATCGAACCGTTGCCACGGGGGCGGCAGGCAGGCGCGATCGAACTACCGCTTTTAGGTTACGTTGCCGCGGGGGCACCGATCGAAGCGGTCGAGCAAGAGGGAACGTTTGCCGTTCCCGAATCCTTTGTGCGGCGCCCCAATTGTTTCGTTTTGCGGGTACGTGGGGACTCCATGGTCGAAGACGGGATCTGGGATGGGGACTACATCATTGTCGAGGAGCGCTCCACCGCTGATAATGGGGAGACGGTCGTCGCGTTGGTCCGAGGGGAAGCCACTGTGAAAAGGTTTTACGTTAAGCCCGACGGCCAGGTGAGCCTCGTTCCCGCGCACCCCACCATGCCTCCCATTGAAGCTCGGGCGGATGAGGTGATGATTCGTGGCGTGGTGGTGGCCGTGTTACGCAAGTACGTGTGA
- a CDS encoding cytochrome P450: protein MPTTVELFGGTMMSPVPNPYPVYKRLRDEWPVALVDGIFGQHYLVTRYDDAMTVLRDAERFSSRANARGIGLVFGRTILEMDGVEHIRHRRLITPALTPRALTSGDLPEAIRSTAHDLVDRFAARGWAELVEEFTFLFPIRVFTQQFLQLPEEDAKQFHHWALDLISIADDPPRAFAAAQAIVDYLKPVLQQRRHDPGDDLISLLATARVDGEQLTDEEILSFCRLLVPAGAETTYRLLGSTLYALLTHPEALEAVTQNRGLLDRAIEETLRWESPVQYVSRETTAETELNGTVMRKGMMVSVALGSANRDERRYPDPDKFDLFRDTEGHLAFGFGRHYCAGSHLARLEARIALEVLLDRLADLARDRSFEDRVVGLAFRSPNALHVKYRTARMV from the coding sequence ATGCCGACCACAGTAGAACTCTTCGGGGGTACGATGATGAGCCCGGTGCCCAATCCCTATCCCGTGTACAAGCGGCTGCGCGACGAGTGGCCAGTCGCGCTGGTGGATGGCATCTTTGGGCAGCATTACCTCGTTACCCGCTACGACGACGCGATGACGGTTTTGCGCGATGCTGAGCGGTTTTCGTCGCGAGCGAACGCGCGAGGGATCGGCCTCGTGTTTGGCCGGACGATCCTGGAAATGGACGGGGTCGAGCATATTCGCCATCGGCGTTTGATTACGCCAGCCCTCACGCCCCGCGCTCTGACGAGTGGGGACCTGCCGGAGGCGATCCGGTCTACAGCGCACGACCTGGTGGATCGCTTTGCTGCACGAGGGTGGGCGGAACTTGTCGAAGAGTTCACGTTTCTCTTCCCGATCCGAGTGTTTACGCAACAGTTTCTCCAGCTTCCGGAGGAGGACGCGAAACAGTTTCATCATTGGGCGCTGGATCTCATCAGTATCGCCGATGATCCCCCGCGAGCGTTCGCCGCCGCACAAGCGATCGTGGATTATCTCAAACCGGTCCTACAGCAGCGGCGCCATGATCCGGGAGATGATTTGATCAGTTTGTTAGCCACTGCGCGAGTGGACGGGGAGCAACTCACCGATGAAGAGATCCTCAGTTTCTGCCGGCTACTAGTGCCTGCAGGGGCGGAGACGACTTACCGGCTGCTGGGCAGCACTCTGTACGCTCTTCTGACGCACCCGGAGGCTCTAGAAGCGGTCACGCAAAATCGCGGGCTGTTGGATCGCGCCATCGAGGAGACTTTGCGCTGGGAGTCTCCGGTACAGTACGTCTCGCGGGAAACCACGGCGGAAACCGAGTTGAACGGTACGGTCATGCGCAAGGGTATGATGGTCAGTGTCGCTCTGGGCTCGGCGAATCGTGACGAACGTCGTTACCCAGACCCCGACAAGTTTGACTTGTTCCGAGACACCGAGGGCCACTTAGCGTTTGGGTTCGGCCGGCACTATTGCGCAGGCTCTCATCTTGCACGGCTCGAAGCACGCATCGCCTTGGAAGTTTTGCTGGATAGGTTGGCCGACCTCGCCAGGGATCGCTCATTCGAAGACCGGGTGGTGGGTCTTGCCTTTCGTTCCCCGAACGCCTTGCACGTAAAATACCGTACGGCTCGAATGGTCTGA
- a CDS encoding L-cystine ABC transporter ATP-binding protein YecC has product MSDTSILRVSEVGVQTDGKTVLDNISLRLDRGEVLAVVGPSGSGKTTLLRTLNYLTPMTTGRAEVAGITLHPGLCERRDAGLLRQLRLRVGLVFQHLYLFPHLRVLDNLVEGPIRARGVTPKLARQRAHQLLDRLNLGAVAQAYPRQLSGGEQQRVAILRALMMEPEVLLLDEPTSALDAGNIALVAELLREFAEGGGTAVIVTHQAEVVRQLCTQTAVLEAGRLVAIGPSSQMYPLGPARAYLRGEAP; this is encoded by the coding sequence ATGAGCGACACGAGCATTCTGCGAGTCTCCGAGGTCGGAGTGCAAACGGACGGGAAAACCGTTCTAGACAATATCTCCCTTCGCCTGGATCGAGGCGAAGTTCTTGCGGTCGTGGGTCCCTCCGGAAGCGGCAAAACAACGCTGCTGCGTACTCTGAACTACTTGACGCCCATGACCACCGGCCGAGCCGAAGTTGCCGGCATCACGCTACACCCGGGCTTGTGCGAACGACGCGATGCCGGCTTGTTACGTCAGCTCCGGCTCCGGGTCGGCCTAGTTTTTCAACATCTTTATTTGTTTCCGCACCTGCGCGTGCTGGACAATTTAGTGGAAGGTCCAATTCGGGCGCGCGGCGTCACGCCCAAGCTAGCTCGTCAGCGAGCCCACCAACTGCTCGATCGCTTGAACTTAGGAGCCGTCGCCCAAGCGTATCCCAGGCAACTCTCCGGGGGCGAGCAACAACGTGTGGCCATCTTGCGAGCTTTGATGATGGAGCCCGAGGTGTTGTTGCTCGACGAACCCACGTCTGCCCTGGACGCTGGAAACATCGCTCTCGTGGCGGAGCTGTTACGCGAATTTGCCGAGGGCGGCGGCACGGCCGTCATAGTTACGCACCAGGCTGAGGTGGTTCGGCAACTATGCACCCAGACGGCGGTGTTGGAAGCGGGACGACTGGTCGCGATTGGGCCAAGTTCGCAAATGTACCCCCTTGGCCCCGCTCGGGCCTATTTACGGGGCGAGGCTCCGTAG
- a CDS encoding amino acid ABC transporter permease: MIRPHRVLHAVQRLRPLWPHAVRALVAILSVVPPLLHTTVREATADQSLTRVLQRGTLRWGGDLQGGEPYVFRDPQEPSRLVGFEVELVEAVARELGVAAQFVQNDWSTLLASLERGNFDVAVNGIEVTPARASAYALTRPYASFEESLIVRREVAPSIRSLGDCAGKRVGTLANSLAHHILGAEGGIRVVLYEGVDEPLTDVSTRRLDAVLIDDIIARRYLPAHPDLVEVLRIPGGSYAMALRQQDASLRNAISAALDALEQRGELQAILRRWGIALPGKTEISMPAPADTALAQQVSLFLRAAGVTLILSSVAMVVAIFFGALLSIARSYGSLATATIARAYIEVIRGTPVLLQLYVLYYGLASLFAMDAFTTAVLGLGLNYAAYEAELYRAGLQAVPKGQVEAALALGMSRWVALRRIVLPQAIRTALPGMANDFIALLKDSSIVSVITVVELTKQMTITAVDVRSWLLPGILCAALYLAMSLPLSRLASHLEKKLSMGL, encoded by the coding sequence ATGATCCGGCCACACAGGGTTTTGCACGCTGTCCAGCGGCTCCGCCCTCTATGGCCCCACGCGGTACGAGCGTTGGTTGCGATTCTGTCAGTGGTGCCTCCACTGCTTCACACCACTGTTCGGGAAGCCACAGCCGACCAAAGCCTGACCCGTGTGCTGCAGCGCGGTACGTTGCGCTGGGGCGGGGATTTACAAGGTGGCGAGCCGTATGTTTTCCGCGACCCCCAAGAGCCATCGCGTTTGGTTGGCTTCGAAGTCGAACTCGTCGAAGCTGTCGCCCGCGAGCTGGGGGTGGCGGCTCAATTTGTACAGAACGACTGGTCCACTTTACTCGCCTCCCTGGAACGCGGAAACTTCGACGTTGCTGTAAATGGTATCGAGGTCACGCCGGCGCGTGCGTCCGCCTATGCGCTCACTCGGCCTTATGCCAGCTTCGAAGAGAGCTTGATTGTCCGGCGCGAAGTGGCTCCCTCGATTCGGAGCCTGGGTGACTGTGCCGGAAAACGCGTCGGAACTCTCGCAAACTCGCTCGCGCACCACATTCTCGGCGCTGAAGGGGGTATCCGCGTCGTATTGTACGAAGGCGTTGACGAACCTCTGACCGACGTCTCCACACGCCGCCTGGATGCGGTACTGATCGACGACATCATCGCCCGCCGATACTTGCCCGCCCACCCGGACCTGGTCGAAGTGCTGCGCATCCCCGGGGGGAGCTATGCGATGGCGTTGCGCCAGCAGGATGCAAGCCTGCGCAACGCGATCTCGGCTGCGCTGGACGCGCTGGAGCAACGTGGCGAACTACAAGCAATCCTCCGGCGCTGGGGGATCGCGCTTCCAGGGAAAACGGAGATCTCCATGCCGGCTCCCGCCGACACAGCACTCGCCCAGCAAGTGTCCTTGTTCCTGCGTGCAGCGGGGGTGACACTCATCTTGTCGAGCGTGGCCATGGTGGTGGCGATTTTCTTTGGGGCGTTGCTGAGCATCGCTAGATCTTACGGGTCGCTAGCCACGGCCACGATCGCGCGAGCCTATATCGAGGTGATCCGTGGCACGCCGGTGTTGCTGCAACTGTACGTGCTGTATTACGGGCTCGCTTCGCTTTTCGCGATGGATGCCTTTACGACAGCGGTCTTGGGACTGGGCCTCAATTACGCAGCGTACGAAGCGGAGCTCTATCGTGCCGGGCTTCAGGCGGTGCCCAAAGGCCAGGTAGAAGCCGCACTGGCACTCGGTATGTCGCGCTGGGTCGCGTTGCGAAGAATTGTGCTGCCTCAGGCGATTCGCACTGCACTGCCCGGAATGGCAAACGACTTTATTGCGCTTCTCAAAGACTCCTCGATTGTATCCGTGATTACGGTAGTCGAGCTGACCAAGCAAATGACCATCACCGCGGTGGACGTCCGCAGTTGGCTCCTTCCCGGAATCCTCTGCGCGGCACTGTATCTCGCCATGAGTTTGCCGCTCTCTCGACTCGCTTCCCATCTAGAAAAAAAGCTGAGCATGGGGCTATGA
- the xcpT gene encoding type II secretion system protein G yields the protein MRSLRSSAGFTLIEIMVVVFILGLLVTLVAPKIIGRTDEARRTKAAADIKAIEQALNLFKLDNGFYPSTQDGLQALVQRPANAKNWNPDGYLSQVPVDPWGNPYVYFSDGTTVIIKSYGADGQEGGEGRNADIDNRG from the coding sequence ATGCGATCGTTGAGAAGTTCGGCAGGGTTTACGTTGATCGAGATCATGGTCGTGGTGTTTATTCTCGGCCTCCTGGTCACCCTAGTGGCCCCAAAAATTATTGGCAGAACAGACGAAGCGCGACGCACAAAAGCTGCGGCTGACATCAAAGCGATTGAGCAAGCACTGAACCTGTTTAAGCTCGACAACGGTTTTTACCCGAGCACCCAAGATGGACTGCAAGCGCTTGTCCAAAGGCCGGCCAACGCGAAAAACTGGAACCCGGATGGATACCTCTCGCAGGTGCCCGTGGATCCGTGGGGCAACCCTTATGTGTACTTCTCCGACGGAACGACGGTGATCATCAAATCCTACGGGGCGGATGGGCAAGAGGGAGGCGAGGGCAGGAACGCTGACATTGACAATCGTGGCTGA
- the gspF gene encoding type II secretion system protein GspF, with product MPVYAYRGFNAAGKTISGIIDAENPKGARQKLRREGVFPTELVEQERRPIRTEKAATGWQFSRYFERVSPEELALLTRQLATLVGARIPLVEALSALIEQTESARTKRVLSQVRELVTEGSSLADAMKAHPRVFSELYVNMVRAGEASGALDVVLLRLADYTENYAQLRNKVRSALTYPTLMAVTGTAILLFLLAYVVPKITKIFAENQATLPLMTRVLLAVSGFAQDYWWLVVGALAAAAVSVQMSRRTPAGRQRFDRWVLNLPYFGNLIRKVALARFARTLATLLESGIDLLVALDIVKHVVNNTVLSAAIEEARNSIREGHSIAPPLKKSGLFPPMLVHMIAVGEKSGQVDTMLAKAADAYDNEVSTAVAAITSILEPVMILFGGAVVLFIVLAILLPIFEMNQLVR from the coding sequence ATGCCCGTCTACGCCTACAGGGGATTCAACGCCGCCGGTAAAACTATCAGCGGCATCATTGACGCAGAAAATCCCAAGGGTGCCCGCCAAAAACTCCGCCGCGAAGGGGTGTTTCCCACCGAACTTGTGGAGCAAGAACGCCGGCCCATTCGCACCGAGAAGGCCGCAACAGGATGGCAATTTTCACGTTACTTCGAACGAGTTTCCCCTGAAGAATTGGCACTGCTCACGCGCCAGCTCGCCACCCTCGTGGGTGCCAGAATTCCCCTTGTCGAAGCGCTCTCGGCTTTGATCGAGCAAACCGAGAGTGCACGAACGAAGCGGGTTTTGTCACAGGTCAGGGAGCTCGTCACGGAAGGTTCCTCGTTGGCTGACGCCATGAAGGCACATCCGCGGGTTTTCAGTGAGCTTTACGTGAACATGGTCCGCGCCGGCGAAGCGAGCGGCGCCCTGGACGTCGTGCTGTTACGGCTGGCGGACTACACGGAGAATTACGCCCAACTGCGTAACAAGGTGCGCTCGGCGCTCACGTACCCCACCCTGATGGCAGTCACGGGCACGGCGATTTTACTGTTCCTGCTGGCTTACGTAGTTCCGAAAATCACCAAGATTTTCGCGGAAAACCAAGCCACGCTTCCGCTCATGACGCGCGTCTTGCTCGCCGTCAGCGGCTTCGCGCAAGACTATTGGTGGCTTGTGGTTGGGGCGTTGGCTGCCGCGGCCGTATCCGTGCAGATGAGTCGCCGCACACCAGCAGGCCGGCAGCGCTTCGATCGCTGGGTGCTGAATCTGCCGTACTTTGGCAACCTCATTCGCAAAGTTGCTTTGGCCCGCTTTGCCCGCACGTTGGCCACCTTGCTCGAGAGCGGCATCGATTTGCTCGTCGCGCTCGACATCGTCAAGCACGTGGTGAACAACACCGTGCTCAGCGCGGCCATCGAAGAGGCACGCAACAGCATTCGAGAAGGACACAGCATTGCCCCTCCCCTCAAAAAAAGCGGCCTATTTCCTCCGATGTTGGTCCACATGATCGCGGTGGGCGAGAAAAGCGGCCAAGTGGACACTATGTTAGCGAAGGCGGCGGACGCCTACGACAACGAGGTATCCACCGCAGTAGCCGCGATCACGAGTATCTTAGAGCCCGTGATGATCCTGTTCGGAGGAGCGGTTGTGCTTTTTATTGTCTTGGCAATCTTGCTGCCGATCTTCGAGATGAATCAGTTAGTGCGTTGA
- the gspE gene encoding type II secretion system protein GspE has product MAVAARSLEALLLQFGNLSEEVLEKARERQRDGKGLGDVLQEMGAIDSVTWARAVAHHYGLPFRERLPEGDVLDLIQQVPINFAKRYMLLPVAREGKAVLVAMADPSQISALDDLRVLLRHPVRAFVAPAPVVLDAINRAYDQITADSASDLIDDLDTERLDLELADLEEPRDLLDADEEAPIIRLVNQLIFQAAKDRASDIHIEPYERDLLVRFRIDGVLYDILSPPKRFQPIIISRVKVMAGLNIAEKRLPQDGRIRIRLAGKDIDIRVSVVPTAHGERVVMRLLDRASTLLQLEELGLTGNKLETVNRLIRQSHGIILVTGPTGSGKTTTLYACLSKINTTDKNIITIEDPIEYQLHGVGQIQVNPKIDLTFANGLRSILRQDPDVIMVGEIRDTETAEIAIQAALTGHLVFSTLHTNDSFGAMTRLLDMGIEPFLVSSSVIAVMAQRLVRRVCPECRVAYRPTREEIEEVGITPQQLGGREIYKQGPGCANCKGKGYRGRTGIHELLVVDDEIRGLVMKSADAASIRRAATAHGMSTLRQDGAEKILAGITTIEEVLRVTQDEIV; this is encoded by the coding sequence ATGGCAGTCGCCGCACGCTCACTCGAAGCCCTGCTCTTACAGTTCGGGAACCTCTCGGAAGAGGTCCTCGAAAAGGCCCGAGAACGGCAGAGAGACGGCAAAGGCCTCGGCGACGTTCTTCAAGAAATGGGGGCCATTGACAGTGTGACTTGGGCTCGGGCCGTGGCTCACCACTATGGGTTGCCGTTCCGCGAGCGACTGCCGGAGGGAGATGTTCTGGACCTGATCCAGCAAGTGCCCATCAACTTCGCGAAACGCTACATGCTTCTCCCTGTAGCGCGCGAGGGCAAGGCCGTACTCGTGGCAATGGCCGACCCCAGCCAAATTTCGGCATTGGACGACTTACGGGTCCTACTTCGGCACCCCGTAAGGGCCTTTGTGGCTCCGGCACCGGTGGTCCTCGATGCCATCAACCGTGCTTACGACCAGATTACCGCGGATTCGGCGTCGGACTTAATTGACGACTTGGACACGGAACGTCTGGATCTGGAACTGGCCGACCTCGAGGAACCCCGAGATCTCCTCGATGCGGACGAAGAGGCGCCCATCATCCGGCTCGTGAACCAGTTGATCTTCCAGGCCGCCAAGGACCGAGCGAGCGACATCCATATCGAGCCGTACGAACGCGATCTTTTGGTGAGATTTCGGATCGATGGCGTGCTCTACGATATTTTGTCCCCACCAAAGCGGTTCCAACCGATCATCATCTCCAGAGTCAAGGTCATGGCCGGCCTCAATATCGCGGAGAAGCGACTTCCTCAGGATGGTCGAATTCGGATCCGACTTGCCGGCAAGGACATTGACATCCGGGTGTCGGTGGTGCCGACGGCACACGGGGAACGCGTGGTGATGCGTTTGCTGGATCGGGCGAGCACGTTGCTGCAACTCGAGGAGCTTGGGCTTACAGGCAACAAGTTGGAAACCGTAAATCGCCTAATCCGGCAAAGCCACGGAATCATCCTGGTTACGGGCCCCACTGGCAGTGGAAAAACAACGACGCTTTACGCTTGCCTTTCGAAAATCAACACCACGGACAAGAACATCATCACGATTGAGGACCCCATCGAGTACCAGCTCCATGGTGTCGGGCAAATCCAGGTGAATCCCAAGATCGATCTGACTTTCGCCAACGGCCTTCGATCGATCCTGCGGCAAGACCCGGATGTAATCATGGTCGGCGAGATTCGCGACACGGAAACGGCAGAGATCGCCATTCAAGCCGCGCTGACAGGTCACTTGGTGTTCTCCACGTTGCATACGAACGATTCTTTTGGAGCCATGACGCGTTTGCTCGACATGGGCATCGAGCCGTTCTTGGTGTCTAGCTCTGTTATCGCGGTGATGGCGCAGCGCTTAGTTCGTCGAGTCTGCCCGGAGTGCCGCGTCGCGTATCGGCCGACCCGCGAGGAGATTGAAGAGGTCGGCATTACTCCCCAGCAGCTCGGTGGCCGGGAGATTTATAAGCAAGGCCCCGGATGCGCAAACTGTAAAGGGAAGGGCTATCGCGGGCGGACGGGAATTCACGAGCTCTTGGTCGTGGACGATGAGATCCGTGGGCTTGTCATGAAGAGCGCCGATGCCGCCTCGATCCGTCGCGCCGCCACCGCACACGGAATGAGCACCCTGCGACAAGACGGAGCGGAGAAGATCCTGGCTGGAATCACCACAATCGAAGAAGTGTTGCGCGTGACGCAAGACGAGATTGTGTAG